ACTACTGAGAAAATGCATTTATTCAATATCCAATAACCTTCTCTGTAATGCAATATATCACATACTCATGACTTTATGTATACAATGCATTATACTCAAAGGCTTACTATTCTTTCCCCCTAGTATCATGAGAAGGGGTgactgatgtttgagggcgtcctgtcatggcgtaccttacataTTCTATGCAAACTTTTTGCAAATGTAAGATGTGTTTTTCATAAGAGGGAGATGTTTGAGACTATGTACCTTCACTTCTATTATGAAACCTATTTATGGATTAGAGATAAGTGCTACTACAGTGTAAGGCTGTGGTCAGCATTAacggggtggggtggggtggggatgttCATGAAAAATTGGAGGTTTAAAGGGGGACCCTCAAATAAAGCTTGAAAAGGGTGAgggtgtctgtgtgtgtattttttgcACGTTCAATGGTAGAGACACACAGGCAGATAATATCACTGAAGAGTAAGATTGGGctatgaaacatttttgttttcaattaagGGGCCATGAAAATCCATGAAGGCTGTGATTTATTACTCAATGAGCTTAATGACTATTTTCTTGCTTCCCTCATACTATTAGGAAATATGCATACTTGTCCAAAGTGAACTCAACATATGATTTGCTTTTGTTATTTGTAGATTAAtaaagattcattcattcattcactcatgcAATCTTTGACTTCTCTTACTAAATCAAAGCTGCAGTATTAGAGTCTGACTGGGCCTAGTGCCTAATCACTACATTCACTTTGTTTTGAGTTCATGACATATTGTACATTAGAATTTCTCATACAGTAACGCTGCAACATGTTCAACTTGGTAAATTGTCCATGGGCCACTCAAAGAGCACCCTCAACCTTTGACTTGGTAAATTGTATATTTGCTACTCAAACAGCGCCACCAATGTTCAATGTGGTAAACTGTCAATTTGCTGCTCACATAGCATCTGCAACATGGTAAATGGCCAATTTGTTTTTCAAACAACGCCCTCAACCATCAACAGTATATGGTAAATTGTGCCTTTGCTCCCCAACAGTGTCCTCAATCAACCATCAACTTGGTAAAATGTTCTCTGGGATGTCCACTTTCCAAACTCCCCTTTGGCCCCTACATGTCAACGGTTTTAGTAACCATTTAGGATTGTGGATTCTTGTTAGGTATTTTTCatctagtggtctgagaataGCCTGTCTTTCTAAGTCTTGTTTTTCATCTTCACTCACACTTTGTGATTCATATTGCCATGATTCTCCCACCGTAAAGATACctgtaacaaaacatttaattcACTAATAATATCTCAAGACATCTATTATTTAATTGAGGCACCATATGTGAGTACTGTCTGAGAAGTAACATGCTAACCAATTTACACACAACATACTTTTGATGAGCTAAGAGCATtcgactgcaaactgtcagtcttgttcacttgtgatagagggcgctgttgatagCTGAGCgcttttgactgcaaactgtcagtcttgttcactcatgaTAGATGGCTCTATTTGTGATCATGTCACAAGGTGAATTTAACTACTTAGTTAACATCATATTGTCAATGAATCCATATTCGTGACAATCATCACATAAATAGTGGTATTGGATCACAAATATAAATTGACGATGTAATTGCGTGCCAATTAGTGACTTACAATGGGAAGACAGGGTGCAGTTGaatggtgaaaataaaacagaCTTGTATTGAGGAGATGTCACTGATTTTGAACACCGATTGGatatattataaatgaaaaGCTATATGAACAAAATAGCCAATAAAGTGCCTGTCGATGTTTGAAGGATCACTAAATGGCTTGCCCTGTTGTTCACATGACTTATTTTGTTACTAACGCTATATTTGCATTTCAGACAGCTTCAAGTCTATCACCTGACAGGTATGGCACTTAGCCTGTTCACTTTGCTGTTGTGTTACATGTCGTGTCGCATAGTCCTCGCTGGATATGTTGGATACGAGAGCTATGAGGTATAACAGCTAATGATTTAACATAACAGCACAGTGAACATTCTACAGAAGACAGGCTGTAGGGCTAAACAAAATTGGCATGCCTAATAATCTCTGGGCTAGTATTTCATTGGATCAATTTTGTATAAATcatcaaattaaatattttacctGCAATGACGCCTTTTCCGTGTCTTTTCCCATTTTCCAAAACTTCTGATATTTCCACTTCTTCCATTCCCTTTTCCATCAAGATATCCTTCCATTCTGTACCTTCCCACTCATTCCATGCTATTTGGATAGCTACCTTTTGATTTTCCAAGTTTTTGAAAATCTGAGTCCATCTTGTTTCTACAGTTTTCAAACCATCTAAAATGAACCCAGCATACGGCTGTCTGGCAGAAATACAAGGAAATGTTTGGGTTGGTAATTTACTTTCAACACCATTGTCTTCATTCTCCTGTTGAATGTTTCGGGTACCATGTTGACCATACTTCTTTCTTTTTGATTTAGGCATTATTGTTGCTTACACTCATAACTCACATTCAGTCCTTTGCTTCTCTGCAATAAAATATGAACAGATGTAAGTAATATCCATGTGACATTTGGAGAATTTCTGAGATCGTCTGGGCTCCATGCATATGTCATGCATAGGGTCTGAGATAGCTCTAGATATAATTCGCTatacaggggcacgtattattgcttagattgtcgCCCtggattgccgttttcttaggaaaatatcgtacgaatcctgcttctacaaatgtatcaatctctatactagtagaaatattactgtattttccttacaggtaggaatatatagtcaaaaggttgttatatttagtctgtagaccagggaaacaacaatctatgaaatattacacggcCCTATGTACCTCCATGGTCTGAGCACGGAGGTAACTTTCATGTCTGAGCCCCGGGTCTGAGCAGACCCTTGGCTGAGGCTGTGAGGACCTTCGAAGTTCTATGGCAAAACTTGAGTAGCTTTGGGTGTTTATgaagttatatattatataatcagATCATAGACCTTCCTCAGTGGAGGATCTAATGGTCAGATCCATGGATCCACagcacaggcactcgaatcaatgtgt
This region of Glandiceps talaboti chromosome 4, keGlaTala1.1, whole genome shotgun sequence genomic DNA includes:
- the LOC144434592 gene encoding protein EOLA1-like; this translates as MPKSKRKKYGQHGTRNIQQENEDNGVESKLPTQTFPCISARQPYAGFILDGLKTVETRWTQIFKNLENQKVAIQIAWNEWEGTEWKDILMEKGMEEVEISEVLENGKRHGKGVIAGIFTVGESWQYESQSVSEDEKQDLERQAILRPLDEKYLTRIHNPKWLLKPLTCRGQRGVWKVDIPENILPS